GGAGTTAAGTTCGGGTTGCTCTTGGGTTTTTTCTTGATGTTGGTTGAGTTGAATTTGCGTTTGTTGTTGTGTGGATTTAGCAGGATTTAATAGCAGTGAAATAATGCGTTGGTCGTCGCGTTTTGGTTGGTAGTCAACAGATTTATGTTTTTGCAATCCAGGGAATGTGTAAGCTGCACCCAAAGTTGTGCCACTAAATTGCTGGTCTTTCATGGAGTATGAGATGCCTTTACTCTTACCATTGCGTGTTAGTCCGTGGCGAACTTTCACACCTTGTATTTGCAGTCGCTCGATTAGTTGCGGCATTGTGGGAGAGTCTGCGGTGGCGCGGTCGATGAGTTCTTGGAGTTGTTGTTTGATGGGCGGTTCTTGTGGCGTTGAGCGATCGCCTTTAAGATATTCTTGTTGCTCTCGCTCTAGCCGTCTTTGTTGCCCAATACTTGGGTTGCGCGATAATTTCTCGTGGCTACCTAGAGTTGGTTGTAAGCCGTAATCTCGTTCGATTTGGCGAATAATAGTTTCGCTGCGTTTGTAGTCCCAGCTATCATGGACTATCTTGCCGTTGTCTAAACGTATGCGGCTGGCGCAGATGTGGATGTGGTCGTGTTGGGTGTTGTTGTGTCTGCAGACTACGTACTGGTTGCTGTCAAAGCCCATTTCTTCGAGGTAGCGATTGGCGATTTCATTCCAGGTTTCATCGTCTAGTCGCTCGTTCTCTGGCAATGATAATGATGCGTGGTACACTACTCGGTCGGCTTCGGGGTTTAGTTGACGGGAGATTTTGAATTCTCTGGCCAGTGCAATGGCGTTGTTACCGCCCATGTTGCCACCAATGAGTTTGGCATCTTCTTGGGATTGCAGATAGTCAAGGAGTCCCCGGAATCCTCGCCCTTTAGTCTGGTTGCCAATCATCTGTTTCCTCGTCTGCTTCTTCAATAAAGGTGTTGGCAATTTCTCGTTGGCAATGTCGTAGCAGTTCTAGGAGTTCGTTTAATAGTTTTGGATCTGCTGGTGGTGGCAGTTGCATTTTGATGGCGGTGTTTGTGGCTTTAGCCAACTGGTTGATGTTGTTGCCAATGCGCGAAAGTTCTAGGTATGTGGCAAGAGTAATTCTACCGAGTCGTGGCGGTGGTGGAGGGATTGGTCGCAGTAATAAACAGCGTCTTGTTAATTCTGCCAAGCTCATGCTCGCGTCTTCTGCCTTTGAGCGAATCATCTCGTATTCAATGGGGCTGAATAGTGCTTGTAGCCTTCTGGTGCGGACGAGTGACTGAGAAGAACGCTTGTTCATGATGTCATTCCTGACAAAGTGCAACAACTTGAGGGGGGTTCCAAGGGGGGAGACTTCCCCATTTGGCAAGCCTGCCGTACCGAGCGCAGCGACGGTAAAGCGAAGCTTTAGGCATGGCTTGCTCCTTACCCATTTTCGGGCAAGGCAGGAGGGGGTAGGGTGGCCGCCAGTGTGGGGACACAGTGCGTATTGGGCTGCTACTGCCAATCAAACGGATGTGCGAATTAGCCGTTGGTTGGCATGGTGAATTTTTACAGTGATAGCTGTGGTAATTTTTTTTGATTACTGTGATTAACTCTTTGTGAGTTATCTTACAAGCTATTGGTAATAAAGGTTCAATTATTTAAGTTAATATCTATTGCTGTTTATTAATTAATTTTAGTCAGAGATTATACCTGTCTTTAGATAGATGCTTATTGGAGAAGCAAAGTTTTAAACAATTACA
The nucleotide sequence above comes from Tolypothrix sp. PCC 7712. Encoded proteins:
- a CDS encoding relaxase/mobilization nuclease domain-containing protein; amino-acid sequence: MIGNQTKGRGFRGLLDYLQSQEDAKLIGGNMGGNNAIALAREFKISRQLNPEADRVVYHASLSLPENERLDDETWNEIANRYLEEMGFDSNQYVVCRHNNTQHDHIHICASRIRLDNGKIVHDSWDYKRSETIIRQIERDYGLQPTLGSHEKLSRNPSIGQQRRLEREQQEYLKGDRSTPQEPPIKQQLQELIDRATADSPTMPQLIERLQIQGVKVRHGLTRNGKSKGISYSMKDQQFSGTTLGAAYTFPGLQKHKSVDYQPKRDDQRIISLLLNPAKSTQQQTQIQLNQHQEKTQEQPELNSWQQKYQQLSLALTATALSPDDRDKKIICHLLEQEEPTEDIKETIKHGSIPRTQAELEELLNLVIDELEEELEEQLEQPRRRGLSR
- a CDS encoding plasmid mobilization protein, producing the protein MNKRSSQSLVRTRRLQALFSPIEYEMIRSKAEDASMSLAELTRRCLLLRPIPPPPPRLGRITLATYLELSRIGNNINQLAKATNTAIKMQLPPPADPKLLNELLELLRHCQREIANTFIEEADEETDDWQPD